One window of Dyadobacter sandarakinus genomic DNA carries:
- a CDS encoding DUF5618 family protein translates to MTKKHTVPALPPAEEAARYLENAREILSNKAGKEDGLYKDVKYVKMASGTAYSAALLILDEYLRQKEGLKFTKPSSIEDYTARIRKYDKKLLKLLAAVYDELHIVGYYHGTRSVDTIQTGLKNVKQMLTYI, encoded by the coding sequence ATGACCAAAAAACACACTGTCCCGGCGCTCCCTCCTGCTGAGGAAGCCGCCCGCTACCTGGAAAATGCCAGGGAAATTCTGAGTAATAAAGCCGGCAAGGAAGACGGCCTGTACAAGGATGTCAAATATGTAAAAATGGCTTCCGGCACCGCCTATTCCGCTGCATTGCTGATCCTGGATGAGTATTTGAGGCAAAAGGAAGGACTAAAATTCACCAAGCCTTCAAGTATTGAGGATTATACAGCACGCATACGCAAGTATGATAAAAAGCTGCTAAAACTTCTAGCGGCGGTGTACGACGAACTGCATATTGTAGGCTACTATCATGGTACACGCTCCGTGGACACGATCCAGACCGGACTCAAAAATGTGAAGCAAATGCTCACTTACATCTGA